The following coding sequences lie in one Camelus bactrianus isolate YW-2024 breed Bactrian camel chromosome 8, ASM4877302v1, whole genome shotgun sequence genomic window:
- the KIF25 gene encoding kinesin-like protein KIF25 isoform X8: MTERYQQERRERRRLHNTLVELRGNIRVHCRLRPVLPFDDEFRGPGSQNSPVSGAVAHAVDDETILVECSPPGHPLINKTYTFERVYGPAESQRAVFEDVCPLLTSFLDGYNVCIMAYGQTGSGKSFTMLGPRPEQDLALPSGPHGHLGIIPRAAGEVFRLIAENPSWRLEVDVSVVEVYNNDIFDLLAKDGCAVVSRAKRQVLTTTEGKKEVSGLTRESVHSAVELMTLVAAALRLRAKQATAVHADSSRSHLVITVTLTAAASSRSTADRQSDQSPPAELRGPTPQRPAPGRRPGATRTVSSVSPRTRGLGQGSQGPGGQVLSKLQLVDLAGSECAGVSGVTGSALRETSLINRSLAALADVLGALSEGRGHIPYRNSTLTHFLQDALGGDAKLQVIVCVSPCQKHVAETLQSLGFGARARQVERGCPAPRKPRSEWTLRHWDVKALISKNTMKSWILAEILCVAKRAGPQSTPRTASTSGDKVVQAQGTSVAAVPQAGCSAPHRAPTSLECLLGVHNWRGDSYSAWEATGLLQFPASPRMPPRTHRPALGRGEDLPRRHCLLPWTPPQDSRWSLVPQTRSL; encoded by the exons ATGACCGAGCGGTATCAGCAGGAGAGGCGTGAGCGCAGGCGGCTGCACAACACTCTGGTG GAGCTGAGAGGCAACATCCGCGTGCACTGCCGGCTCCGCCCTGTGCTGCCCTTTGATGATGAGTTCCGTGGTCCAGGTTCACAGAACAG CCCTGTGTCTGGAGCAGTGGCCCATGCCGTGGATGAT GAAACCATCCTGGTGGAATGCAGTCCTCCTGGTCACCCTTTGATTAATAAGACATATACCTTTGAAAG AGTCTATGGCCCAGCAGAGTCTCAGAGAGCAGTATTTGAAGACGTGTGCCCCCTCCTCACGTCCTTCCTAGACGG GTACAACGTGTGCATCATGGCCTACGGGCAGACGGGGAGCGGGAAGAGCTTCACCATGCTGGGCCCGCGTCCCGAGCAGGACCTGGCCCTGCCGTCGGGACCCCACGGTCACCTAGGAATCATCCCCAGAGCTGCTGGAGAAGTGTTCAG gcTTATTGCAGAAAACCCCTCCTGGCGCCTGGAGGTGGACGTTTCCGTAGTGGAAGTTTATAATAACGACATTTTTGACCTTCTGGCCAAAGACGGCTGTGCTGTGGTGTCCAGGGCGAAGCGCCAGGTGCTGACAACCacggagggaaagaaggaggtcTCTGGGCTGACCCGAGA GTCTGTCCACAGTGCCGTGGAGCTGATGACGCTCGTGGCTGCAGCTCTGCGGCTCCGGGCCAAGCAGGCCACCGCAGTGCATGCTGATTCGTCCAGGTCTCACCTGGTGATCACGGTGACTTTGACTGCAGCCGCCTCCTCCCGCAGCACCG CAGACCGGCAGTCAGACCAGTCTCCCCCCGCGGAGCTCCGTGGCCCCACGCCCCAGCGGCCGGCCCCAGGGAGGAGACCAGGAGCAACCCGCACAGTCTCGTCCGTGTCCCCAAGGACCCGAGGACTCGGGCAGGGGTCCCAGGGCCCTGGCGGACAGGTGCTCTCCAAGCTGCAGCTGGTGGACCTGGCGGGTAGCGAGTGCGCCG GTGTGTCTGGAGTGACCGGATCGGCCCTGCGGGAGACGTCGCTTATAAACCGGAGCCTGGCGGCCCTCGCGGACGTGCTGGGGGCGCTGTCGGAGGGCAGAGGCCACATCCCGTACCGGAACAGCACGCTCACCCACTTCCTCCAGGATGCACTCG GAGGCGACGCCAAGCTGCAGGTGATCGTGTGCGTGTCCCCCTGCCAGAAGCACGTGGCAGAAAcactgcagagcctgggatttgGGGCCCGAGCGCGGCAAGTGGAGCGGGGCTGTCCAGCCCCCAGAAAACCCAG GTCGGAATGGACTCTTCGACACTGGGATGTGAAAGCTTTAATATCCAAAAATACGATGAAAAGCTGGATTCTGGCAGAGATTTTGTGCGTGGCTAAGAGAGCAGGTCCACAGAGCACCCCACGCACAGCCAGCACCTCAGGGGACAAGGTGGTCCAAGCCCAAGGGACTTCGGTGGCTGCAGTGCCTCAGGCTGGGTGCTCTGCACCCCATCGGGCCCCTACCTCCCTCGAGTGCCTCCTGGGTGTCCACAACTGGAGAGGGGACAGCTACTCAGCATGGGAGGCCACCGGCCTGCTCCAGTTCCCAGCCTCACCACGGATGCCCCCCAGAACCCACAGGCCGGCGCTGGGGAGGG GTGAGGACTTGCCCAGGAGACACTGCCTGCTGCCCTGGACGCCCCCTCAGGACTCAAGATGGTCACTGGTGCCTCAGACCCGGTCACTGTGA
- the KIF25 gene encoding kinesin-like protein KIF25 isoform X1, whose amino-acid sequence MRCWFRGRKGPLGSITDDRFCLDPWLQAKEERLVEAETENAVLHLRLAQYREMIEKSGGEAAQVRVQCGDQKPLQRPGPLAASRLRLVAQRLKRDVEALHSWSLGLFQRYQHAQRDCLSEIVTAVQRAPLCHEALPRKTVAPTDKEPVWFQSPSPLTPRAEAGPRWPSASTLRHCRPEGAAGPLEAGCLERSLQEMTERYQQERRERRRLHNTLVELRGNIRVHCRLRPVLPFDDEFRGPGSQNSPVSGAVAHAVDDETILVECSPPGHPLINKTYTFERVYGPAESQRAVFEDVCPLLTSFLDGYNVCIMAYGQTGSGKSFTMLGPRPEQDLALPSGPHGHLGIIPRAAGEVFRLIAENPSWRLEVDVSVVEVYNNDIFDLLAKDGCAVVSRAKRQVLTTTEGKKEVSGLTRESVHSAVELMTLVAAALRLRAKQATAVHADSSRSHLVITVTLTAAASSRSTADRQSDQSPPAELRGPTPQRPAPGRRPGATRTVSSVSPRTRGLGQGSQGPGGQVLSKLQLVDLAGSECAGVSGVTGSALRETSLINRSLAALADVLGALSEGRGHIPYRNSTLTHFLQDALGGDAKLQVIVCVSPCQKHVAETLQSLGFGARARQVERGCPAPRKPRSEWTLRHWDVKALISKNTMKSWILAEILCVAKRAGPQSTPRTASTSGDKVVQAQGTSVAAVPQAGCSAPHRAPTSLECLLGVHNWRGDSYSAWEATGLLQFPASPRMPPRTHRPALGRGEDLPRRHCLLPWTPPQDSRWSLVPQTRSL is encoded by the exons TACCGAGAAATGATCGAGAAAAGTGGTGGCGAGGCCGCCCAGGTGCGCGTGCAGTGCGGGGACCAGAAGCCCCTGCAGAGACCTGGGCCCCTGGCCGCGAGCCGACTCCGCCTCGTTGCTCAG AGACTGAAACGAGACGTGGAGGCGCTTCACTCCTGGTCTCTGGGCCTTTTCCAGAGGTACCAGCATGCTCAGCGGGACTGTCTTTCTGAAATAGTGACGGCCGTCCAGAGGGCTCCACTCTGCCACGAGGCCCTGCCACGTAAGACGGTGGCCCCGACCGACAAAGAGCCGGTCTGGTTTCAGAGTCCATCTCCTTTGACCCCGAGGGCAGAAGCAGGTCCCAGATGGCCCAGCGCCTCCACTCTCCGGCACTGCCGCCCTGAGGGAG CCGCGGGGCCATTGGAGGCAGGGTGTCTGGAGCGGTCCCTGCAGGAGATGACCGAGCGGTATCAGCAGGAGAGGCGTGAGCGCAGGCGGCTGCACAACACTCTGGTG GAGCTGAGAGGCAACATCCGCGTGCACTGCCGGCTCCGCCCTGTGCTGCCCTTTGATGATGAGTTCCGTGGTCCAGGTTCACAGAACAG CCCTGTGTCTGGAGCAGTGGCCCATGCCGTGGATGAT GAAACCATCCTGGTGGAATGCAGTCCTCCTGGTCACCCTTTGATTAATAAGACATATACCTTTGAAAG AGTCTATGGCCCAGCAGAGTCTCAGAGAGCAGTATTTGAAGACGTGTGCCCCCTCCTCACGTCCTTCCTAGACGG GTACAACGTGTGCATCATGGCCTACGGGCAGACGGGGAGCGGGAAGAGCTTCACCATGCTGGGCCCGCGTCCCGAGCAGGACCTGGCCCTGCCGTCGGGACCCCACGGTCACCTAGGAATCATCCCCAGAGCTGCTGGAGAAGTGTTCAG gcTTATTGCAGAAAACCCCTCCTGGCGCCTGGAGGTGGACGTTTCCGTAGTGGAAGTTTATAATAACGACATTTTTGACCTTCTGGCCAAAGACGGCTGTGCTGTGGTGTCCAGGGCGAAGCGCCAGGTGCTGACAACCacggagggaaagaaggaggtcTCTGGGCTGACCCGAGA GTCTGTCCACAGTGCCGTGGAGCTGATGACGCTCGTGGCTGCAGCTCTGCGGCTCCGGGCCAAGCAGGCCACCGCAGTGCATGCTGATTCGTCCAGGTCTCACCTGGTGATCACGGTGACTTTGACTGCAGCCGCCTCCTCCCGCAGCACCG CAGACCGGCAGTCAGACCAGTCTCCCCCCGCGGAGCTCCGTGGCCCCACGCCCCAGCGGCCGGCCCCAGGGAGGAGACCAGGAGCAACCCGCACAGTCTCGTCCGTGTCCCCAAGGACCCGAGGACTCGGGCAGGGGTCCCAGGGCCCTGGCGGACAGGTGCTCTCCAAGCTGCAGCTGGTGGACCTGGCGGGTAGCGAGTGCGCCG GTGTGTCTGGAGTGACCGGATCGGCCCTGCGGGAGACGTCGCTTATAAACCGGAGCCTGGCGGCCCTCGCGGACGTGCTGGGGGCGCTGTCGGAGGGCAGAGGCCACATCCCGTACCGGAACAGCACGCTCACCCACTTCCTCCAGGATGCACTCG GAGGCGACGCCAAGCTGCAGGTGATCGTGTGCGTGTCCCCCTGCCAGAAGCACGTGGCAGAAAcactgcagagcctgggatttgGGGCCCGAGCGCGGCAAGTGGAGCGGGGCTGTCCAGCCCCCAGAAAACCCAG GTCGGAATGGACTCTTCGACACTGGGATGTGAAAGCTTTAATATCCAAAAATACGATGAAAAGCTGGATTCTGGCAGAGATTTTGTGCGTGGCTAAGAGAGCAGGTCCACAGAGCACCCCACGCACAGCCAGCACCTCAGGGGACAAGGTGGTCCAAGCCCAAGGGACTTCGGTGGCTGCAGTGCCTCAGGCTGGGTGCTCTGCACCCCATCGGGCCCCTACCTCCCTCGAGTGCCTCCTGGGTGTCCACAACTGGAGAGGGGACAGCTACTCAGCATGGGAGGCCACCGGCCTGCTCCAGTTCCCAGCCTCACCACGGATGCCCCCCAGAACCCACAGGCCGGCGCTGGGGAGGG GTGAGGACTTGCCCAGGAGACACTGCCTGCTGCCCTGGACGCCCCCTCAGGACTCAAGATGGTCACTGGTGCCTCAGACCCGGTCACTGTGA
- the KIF25 gene encoding kinesin-like protein KIF25 isoform X4 — MRCWFRGRKGPLGSITDDRFCLDPWLQAKEERLVEAETENAVLHLRLAQYREMIEKSGGEAAQVRVQCGDQKPLQRPGPLAASRLRLVAQRLKRDVEALHSWSLGLFQRYQHAQRDCLSEIVTAVQRAPLCHEALPRKTVAPTDKEPVWFQSPSPLTPRAEAGPRWPSASTLRHCRPEGAAGPLEAGCLERSLQEMTERYQQERRERRRLHNTLVELRGNIRVHCRLRPVLPFDDEFRGPGSQNSPVSGAVAHAVDDETILVECSPPGHPLINKTYTFERVYGPAESQRAVFEDVCPLLTSFLDGYNVCIMAYGQTGSGKSFTMLGPRPEQDLALPSGPHGHLGIIPRAAGEVFRLIAENPSWRLEVDVSVVEVYNNDIFDLLAKDGCAVVSRAKRQVLTTTEGKKEVSGLTRESVHSAVELMTLVAAALRLRAKQATAVHADSSRSHLVITVTLTAAASSRSTADRQSDQSPPAELRGPTPQRPAPGRRPGATRTVSSVSPRTRGLGQGSQGPGGQVLSKLQLVDLAGSECAGVSGVTGSALRETSLINRSLAALADVLGALSEGRGHIPYRNSTLTHFLQDALGGDAKLQVIVCVSPCQKHVAETLQSLGFGARARQVERGCPAPRKPSPAQACMDRRGSRRSGEAGEDLPRRHCLLPWTPPQDSRWSLVPQTRSL; from the exons TACCGAGAAATGATCGAGAAAAGTGGTGGCGAGGCCGCCCAGGTGCGCGTGCAGTGCGGGGACCAGAAGCCCCTGCAGAGACCTGGGCCCCTGGCCGCGAGCCGACTCCGCCTCGTTGCTCAG AGACTGAAACGAGACGTGGAGGCGCTTCACTCCTGGTCTCTGGGCCTTTTCCAGAGGTACCAGCATGCTCAGCGGGACTGTCTTTCTGAAATAGTGACGGCCGTCCAGAGGGCTCCACTCTGCCACGAGGCCCTGCCACGTAAGACGGTGGCCCCGACCGACAAAGAGCCGGTCTGGTTTCAGAGTCCATCTCCTTTGACCCCGAGGGCAGAAGCAGGTCCCAGATGGCCCAGCGCCTCCACTCTCCGGCACTGCCGCCCTGAGGGAG CCGCGGGGCCATTGGAGGCAGGGTGTCTGGAGCGGTCCCTGCAGGAGATGACCGAGCGGTATCAGCAGGAGAGGCGTGAGCGCAGGCGGCTGCACAACACTCTGGTG GAGCTGAGAGGCAACATCCGCGTGCACTGCCGGCTCCGCCCTGTGCTGCCCTTTGATGATGAGTTCCGTGGTCCAGGTTCACAGAACAG CCCTGTGTCTGGAGCAGTGGCCCATGCCGTGGATGAT GAAACCATCCTGGTGGAATGCAGTCCTCCTGGTCACCCTTTGATTAATAAGACATATACCTTTGAAAG AGTCTATGGCCCAGCAGAGTCTCAGAGAGCAGTATTTGAAGACGTGTGCCCCCTCCTCACGTCCTTCCTAGACGG GTACAACGTGTGCATCATGGCCTACGGGCAGACGGGGAGCGGGAAGAGCTTCACCATGCTGGGCCCGCGTCCCGAGCAGGACCTGGCCCTGCCGTCGGGACCCCACGGTCACCTAGGAATCATCCCCAGAGCTGCTGGAGAAGTGTTCAG gcTTATTGCAGAAAACCCCTCCTGGCGCCTGGAGGTGGACGTTTCCGTAGTGGAAGTTTATAATAACGACATTTTTGACCTTCTGGCCAAAGACGGCTGTGCTGTGGTGTCCAGGGCGAAGCGCCAGGTGCTGACAACCacggagggaaagaaggaggtcTCTGGGCTGACCCGAGA GTCTGTCCACAGTGCCGTGGAGCTGATGACGCTCGTGGCTGCAGCTCTGCGGCTCCGGGCCAAGCAGGCCACCGCAGTGCATGCTGATTCGTCCAGGTCTCACCTGGTGATCACGGTGACTTTGACTGCAGCCGCCTCCTCCCGCAGCACCG CAGACCGGCAGTCAGACCAGTCTCCCCCCGCGGAGCTCCGTGGCCCCACGCCCCAGCGGCCGGCCCCAGGGAGGAGACCAGGAGCAACCCGCACAGTCTCGTCCGTGTCCCCAAGGACCCGAGGACTCGGGCAGGGGTCCCAGGGCCCTGGCGGACAGGTGCTCTCCAAGCTGCAGCTGGTGGACCTGGCGGGTAGCGAGTGCGCCG GTGTGTCTGGAGTGACCGGATCGGCCCTGCGGGAGACGTCGCTTATAAACCGGAGCCTGGCGGCCCTCGCGGACGTGCTGGGGGCGCTGTCGGAGGGCAGAGGCCACATCCCGTACCGGAACAGCACGCTCACCCACTTCCTCCAGGATGCACTCG GAGGCGACGCCAAGCTGCAGGTGATCGTGTGCGTGTCCCCCTGCCAGAAGCACGTGGCAGAAAcactgcagagcctgggatttgGGGCCCGAGCGCGGCAAGTGGAGCGGGGCTGTCCAGCCCCCAGAAAACCCAG CCCAGCACAAGCCTGCATGGACCGCCGAGGCAGCAGGCGCTCGGGAGAAGCAG GTGAGGACTTGCCCAGGAGACACTGCCTGCTGCCCTGGACGCCCCCTCAGGACTCAAGATGGTCACTGGTGCCTCAGACCCGGTCACTGTGA
- the KIF25 gene encoding kinesin-like protein KIF25 isoform X3, producing MRCWFRGRKGPLGSITDDRFCLDPWLQAKEERLVEAETENAVLHLRLAQYREMIEKSGGEAAQVRVQCGDQKPLQRPGPLAASRLRLVAQRLKRDVEALHSWSLGLFQRYQHAQRDCLSEIVTAVQRAPLCHEALPPAGPLEAGCLERSLQEMTERYQQERRERRRLHNTLVELRGNIRVHCRLRPVLPFDDEFRGPGSQNSPVSGAVAHAVDDETILVECSPPGHPLINKTYTFERVYGPAESQRAVFEDVCPLLTSFLDGYNVCIMAYGQTGSGKSFTMLGPRPEQDLALPSGPHGHLGIIPRAAGEVFRLIAENPSWRLEVDVSVVEVYNNDIFDLLAKDGCAVVSRAKRQVLTTTEGKKEVSGLTRESVHSAVELMTLVAAALRLRAKQATAVHADSSRSHLVITVTLTAAASSRSTADRQSDQSPPAELRGPTPQRPAPGRRPGATRTVSSVSPRTRGLGQGSQGPGGQVLSKLQLVDLAGSECAGVSGVTGSALRETSLINRSLAALADVLGALSEGRGHIPYRNSTLTHFLQDALGGDAKLQVIVCVSPCQKHVAETLQSLGFGARARQVERGCPAPRKPRSEWTLRHWDVKALISKNTMKSWILAEILCVAKRAGPQSTPRTASTSGDKVVQAQGTSVAAVPQAGCSAPHRAPTSLECLLGVHNWRGDSYSAWEATGLLQFPASPRMPPRTHRPALGRGEDLPRRHCLLPWTPPQDSRWSLVPQTRSL from the exons TACCGAGAAATGATCGAGAAAAGTGGTGGCGAGGCCGCCCAGGTGCGCGTGCAGTGCGGGGACCAGAAGCCCCTGCAGAGACCTGGGCCCCTGGCCGCGAGCCGACTCCGCCTCGTTGCTCAG AGACTGAAACGAGACGTGGAGGCGCTTCACTCCTGGTCTCTGGGCCTTTTCCAGAGGTACCAGCATGCTCAGCGGGACTGTCTTTCTGAAATAGTGACGGCCGTCCAGAGGGCTCCACTCTGCCACGAGGCCCTGCCAC CCGCGGGGCCATTGGAGGCAGGGTGTCTGGAGCGGTCCCTGCAGGAGATGACCGAGCGGTATCAGCAGGAGAGGCGTGAGCGCAGGCGGCTGCACAACACTCTGGTG GAGCTGAGAGGCAACATCCGCGTGCACTGCCGGCTCCGCCCTGTGCTGCCCTTTGATGATGAGTTCCGTGGTCCAGGTTCACAGAACAG CCCTGTGTCTGGAGCAGTGGCCCATGCCGTGGATGAT GAAACCATCCTGGTGGAATGCAGTCCTCCTGGTCACCCTTTGATTAATAAGACATATACCTTTGAAAG AGTCTATGGCCCAGCAGAGTCTCAGAGAGCAGTATTTGAAGACGTGTGCCCCCTCCTCACGTCCTTCCTAGACGG GTACAACGTGTGCATCATGGCCTACGGGCAGACGGGGAGCGGGAAGAGCTTCACCATGCTGGGCCCGCGTCCCGAGCAGGACCTGGCCCTGCCGTCGGGACCCCACGGTCACCTAGGAATCATCCCCAGAGCTGCTGGAGAAGTGTTCAG gcTTATTGCAGAAAACCCCTCCTGGCGCCTGGAGGTGGACGTTTCCGTAGTGGAAGTTTATAATAACGACATTTTTGACCTTCTGGCCAAAGACGGCTGTGCTGTGGTGTCCAGGGCGAAGCGCCAGGTGCTGACAACCacggagggaaagaaggaggtcTCTGGGCTGACCCGAGA GTCTGTCCACAGTGCCGTGGAGCTGATGACGCTCGTGGCTGCAGCTCTGCGGCTCCGGGCCAAGCAGGCCACCGCAGTGCATGCTGATTCGTCCAGGTCTCACCTGGTGATCACGGTGACTTTGACTGCAGCCGCCTCCTCCCGCAGCACCG CAGACCGGCAGTCAGACCAGTCTCCCCCCGCGGAGCTCCGTGGCCCCACGCCCCAGCGGCCGGCCCCAGGGAGGAGACCAGGAGCAACCCGCACAGTCTCGTCCGTGTCCCCAAGGACCCGAGGACTCGGGCAGGGGTCCCAGGGCCCTGGCGGACAGGTGCTCTCCAAGCTGCAGCTGGTGGACCTGGCGGGTAGCGAGTGCGCCG GTGTGTCTGGAGTGACCGGATCGGCCCTGCGGGAGACGTCGCTTATAAACCGGAGCCTGGCGGCCCTCGCGGACGTGCTGGGGGCGCTGTCGGAGGGCAGAGGCCACATCCCGTACCGGAACAGCACGCTCACCCACTTCCTCCAGGATGCACTCG GAGGCGACGCCAAGCTGCAGGTGATCGTGTGCGTGTCCCCCTGCCAGAAGCACGTGGCAGAAAcactgcagagcctgggatttgGGGCCCGAGCGCGGCAAGTGGAGCGGGGCTGTCCAGCCCCCAGAAAACCCAG GTCGGAATGGACTCTTCGACACTGGGATGTGAAAGCTTTAATATCCAAAAATACGATGAAAAGCTGGATTCTGGCAGAGATTTTGTGCGTGGCTAAGAGAGCAGGTCCACAGAGCACCCCACGCACAGCCAGCACCTCAGGGGACAAGGTGGTCCAAGCCCAAGGGACTTCGGTGGCTGCAGTGCCTCAGGCTGGGTGCTCTGCACCCCATCGGGCCCCTACCTCCCTCGAGTGCCTCCTGGGTGTCCACAACTGGAGAGGGGACAGCTACTCAGCATGGGAGGCCACCGGCCTGCTCCAGTTCCCAGCCTCACCACGGATGCCCCCCAGAACCCACAGGCCGGCGCTGGGGAGGG GTGAGGACTTGCCCAGGAGACACTGCCTGCTGCCCTGGACGCCCCCTCAGGACTCAAGATGGTCACTGGTGCCTCAGACCCGGTCACTGTGA
- the KIF25 gene encoding kinesin-like protein KIF25 isoform X7, with product MAGNVFLSTKPRYASFGTCIYFAERYVMQVTTGQLRLWSSQASAGCAALWPCGMEILLCPGLCFTIGILFGIGAAQKITFPLLGETQETILVECSPPGHPLINKTYTFERVYGPAESQRAVFEDVCPLLTSFLDGYNVCIMAYGQTGSGKSFTMLGPRPEQDLALPSGPHGHLGIIPRAAGEVFRLIAENPSWRLEVDVSVVEVYNNDIFDLLAKDGCAVVSRAKRQVLTTTEGKKEVSGLTRESVHSAVELMTLVAAALRLRAKQATAVHADSSRSHLVITVTLTAAASSRSTADRQSDQSPPAELRGPTPQRPAPGRRPGATRTVSSVSPRTRGLGQGSQGPGGQVLSKLQLVDLAGSECAGVSGVTGSALRETSLINRSLAALADVLGALSEGRGHIPYRNSTLTHFLQDALGGDAKLQVIVCVSPCQKHVAETLQSLGFGARARQVERGCPAPRKPRSEWTLRHWDVKALISKNTMKSWILAEILCVAKRAGPQSTPRTASTSGDKVVQAQGTSVAAVPQAGCSAPHRAPTSLECLLGVHNWRGDSYSAWEATGLLQFPASPRMPPRTHRPALGRGEDLPRRHCLLPWTPPQDSRWSLVPQTRSL from the exons ATGGCAGGCAACGTTTTTTTGTCCACAAAACCCAGATACGCCAGTTTTGGgacatgtatttattttgcaGAGAGATATGTCATGCAGGTGACGACGGGGCAGTTACGACTGTGGAGCAGCCAGGCTTCTGCAGGCTGCGCGGCGCTGTGGCCGTGTGGCATGGAGATCCTTCTCTGCCCGGGGCTCTGCTTCACGATTGGCATTTTGTTTGGAATTGGAGCCGCTCAGAAGATTACTTTCCCTTTGCTTGGTGAAACCCAG GAAACCATCCTGGTGGAATGCAGTCCTCCTGGTCACCCTTTGATTAATAAGACATATACCTTTGAAAG AGTCTATGGCCCAGCAGAGTCTCAGAGAGCAGTATTTGAAGACGTGTGCCCCCTCCTCACGTCCTTCCTAGACGG GTACAACGTGTGCATCATGGCCTACGGGCAGACGGGGAGCGGGAAGAGCTTCACCATGCTGGGCCCGCGTCCCGAGCAGGACCTGGCCCTGCCGTCGGGACCCCACGGTCACCTAGGAATCATCCCCAGAGCTGCTGGAGAAGTGTTCAG gcTTATTGCAGAAAACCCCTCCTGGCGCCTGGAGGTGGACGTTTCCGTAGTGGAAGTTTATAATAACGACATTTTTGACCTTCTGGCCAAAGACGGCTGTGCTGTGGTGTCCAGGGCGAAGCGCCAGGTGCTGACAACCacggagggaaagaaggaggtcTCTGGGCTGACCCGAGA GTCTGTCCACAGTGCCGTGGAGCTGATGACGCTCGTGGCTGCAGCTCTGCGGCTCCGGGCCAAGCAGGCCACCGCAGTGCATGCTGATTCGTCCAGGTCTCACCTGGTGATCACGGTGACTTTGACTGCAGCCGCCTCCTCCCGCAGCACCG CAGACCGGCAGTCAGACCAGTCTCCCCCCGCGGAGCTCCGTGGCCCCACGCCCCAGCGGCCGGCCCCAGGGAGGAGACCAGGAGCAACCCGCACAGTCTCGTCCGTGTCCCCAAGGACCCGAGGACTCGGGCAGGGGTCCCAGGGCCCTGGCGGACAGGTGCTCTCCAAGCTGCAGCTGGTGGACCTGGCGGGTAGCGAGTGCGCCG GTGTGTCTGGAGTGACCGGATCGGCCCTGCGGGAGACGTCGCTTATAAACCGGAGCCTGGCGGCCCTCGCGGACGTGCTGGGGGCGCTGTCGGAGGGCAGAGGCCACATCCCGTACCGGAACAGCACGCTCACCCACTTCCTCCAGGATGCACTCG GAGGCGACGCCAAGCTGCAGGTGATCGTGTGCGTGTCCCCCTGCCAGAAGCACGTGGCAGAAAcactgcagagcctgggatttgGGGCCCGAGCGCGGCAAGTGGAGCGGGGCTGTCCAGCCCCCAGAAAACCCAG GTCGGAATGGACTCTTCGACACTGGGATGTGAAAGCTTTAATATCCAAAAATACGATGAAAAGCTGGATTCTGGCAGAGATTTTGTGCGTGGCTAAGAGAGCAGGTCCACAGAGCACCCCACGCACAGCCAGCACCTCAGGGGACAAGGTGGTCCAAGCCCAAGGGACTTCGGTGGCTGCAGTGCCTCAGGCTGGGTGCTCTGCACCCCATCGGGCCCCTACCTCCCTCGAGTGCCTCCTGGGTGTCCACAACTGGAGAGGGGACAGCTACTCAGCATGGGAGGCCACCGGCCTGCTCCAGTTCCCAGCCTCACCACGGATGCCCCCCAGAACCCACAGGCCGGCGCTGGGGAGGG GTGAGGACTTGCCCAGGAGACACTGCCTGCTGCCCTGGACGCCCCCTCAGGACTCAAGATGGTCACTGGTGCCTCAGACCCGGTCACTGTGA